A region from the Streptomyces lydicus genome encodes:
- the mqnE gene encoding aminofutalosine synthase MqnE, with translation MDVGLKRELEAKVHAGERLTREDGIALYESDDLAWLGGLAHEVRTRKNGDVVHFNVNRHLNMTNVCTASCAYCSFQRKPGEKDAYTMRIEEAVRLAKAMENDNLTELHIVNGLHPNLPWRYYPRSLSELKKALPNVSLKAFTATEIHHFETISGLSASEILDELIEAGLESLTGGGAEIFDWEVRQHIVDHRTHWEDWSRIHRLAHEKGLKTPSTMLYGHIEEPRHRVDHVLRLRELQDETGGFQVFIPLRYQHDFVDMQDGKVRNKLQARTTMATGAEALKTFAVSRLLFDNVPHVKCFWVMHGLQTTQLALQHGADDMDGSVVEYKITHDADNYGTPNKLTREDLLDLIRDAGFRPVERNTRYEAIREYPGPDPDRRESPQPMRV, from the coding sequence ATGGATGTGGGCCTCAAGCGTGAGCTGGAGGCGAAGGTCCACGCCGGGGAGCGGCTGACCCGCGAGGACGGCATCGCCCTCTACGAGTCCGACGACCTGGCGTGGCTGGGCGGCCTCGCCCATGAGGTGCGTACGCGCAAGAACGGCGACGTCGTCCACTTCAACGTCAACCGCCACCTCAACATGACGAATGTGTGCACCGCGTCGTGCGCCTACTGCTCCTTCCAGCGCAAGCCGGGCGAGAAGGACGCGTACACGATGCGCATCGAGGAGGCCGTCCGCCTCGCCAAGGCGATGGAGAACGACAACCTCACCGAGCTGCACATCGTCAACGGGCTCCACCCCAACCTGCCGTGGCGCTACTACCCGCGCTCGCTCAGCGAGCTGAAGAAGGCCCTGCCGAACGTCTCCCTCAAGGCCTTCACCGCCACCGAGATCCACCACTTCGAGACCATCTCGGGTCTGTCCGCCTCCGAGATCCTCGACGAGCTGATCGAGGCCGGCCTGGAGTCGCTGACCGGCGGCGGCGCCGAGATCTTCGACTGGGAGGTCCGGCAGCACATCGTCGACCACCGCACCCACTGGGAGGACTGGTCGCGGATCCACCGCCTCGCCCACGAGAAGGGCCTCAAGACCCCCTCGACGATGCTCTACGGGCACATCGAGGAGCCGCGTCACCGCGTCGACCACGTCCTGCGGCTGCGTGAGCTCCAGGACGAGACCGGCGGCTTCCAGGTCTTCATCCCGCTGCGCTACCAGCACGACTTCGTGGACATGCAGGACGGCAAGGTCCGCAACAAGCTCCAGGCCCGTACGACCATGGCGACCGGCGCCGAGGCGCTGAAGACCTTCGCGGTCTCCCGCCTCCTCTTCGACAACGTCCCGCACGTGAAGTGCTTCTGGGTGATGCACGGCCTGCAGACCACCCAGCTCGCGCTGCAGCACGGCGCGGACGACATGGACGGCTCGGTCGTCGAGTACAAGATCACGCACGATGCGGACAACTACGGGACGCCCAACAAGCTGACCCGTGAGGACCTGCTCGACCTGATCCGCGACGCCGGCTTCCGCCCCGTCGAGCGCAACACCCGCTACGAGGCCATCCGCGAGTACCCGGGCCCCGACCCGGACCGCCGCGAATCCCCCCAGCCGATGCGGGTCTGA
- a CDS encoding GNAT family N-acetyltransferase, translating into MDVRFDLDPSVTPGLRDGICALWADVSNAGGAVGFVPPVSPAEVRPDLLTHLTAMAEGRTRLMVGRDARGRVLATAFLTFNGHRLMTHWAWVYTVMVHPSLQGQGAGRRLMAAVAEAARTFDGVTALRLTCRGGTGVHRFYEACGYQEVGRVPGAIKLADDDFRDDITMWLELG; encoded by the coding sequence ATGGACGTGCGTTTCGACCTGGACCCTTCCGTCACCCCCGGACTCCGCGACGGGATATGCGCGTTGTGGGCCGATGTCTCCAACGCCGGGGGCGCGGTCGGCTTCGTCCCGCCGGTGTCGCCCGCCGAGGTCCGTCCCGATCTGCTCACCCATCTGACGGCCATGGCCGAGGGCCGTACCCGCCTGATGGTCGGCCGGGACGCGCGCGGCCGGGTGCTGGCCACGGCCTTCCTCACCTTCAACGGACACCGGCTGATGACGCACTGGGCGTGGGTCTACACGGTCATGGTCCACCCCTCCCTCCAGGGGCAGGGCGCAGGCCGCCGGCTGATGGCCGCGGTCGCCGAGGCCGCCCGCACCTTCGACGGCGTCACCGCGCTCCGTCTCACCTGCCGCGGCGGCACGGGCGTCCACCGCTTCTACGAGGCCTGCGGCTACCAGGAGGTCGGCCGCGTCCCCGGCGCGATCAAGCTGGCCGACGACGACTTCCGCGACGACATCACCATGTGGCTGGAGCTGGGCTGA
- a CDS encoding DUF4229 domain-containing protein — protein sequence MSSHNFATLRYTALRIGLFVASFAVVWALAYVHVIPIAIGASNAVWLLLLAIVISAPLSFVLLRKQRDAMSEQIVAKVDRQRERLMANAGQEDGAQ from the coding sequence GTGAGTAGCCACAACTTCGCCACGCTCCGCTACACCGCCCTTCGCATCGGCCTCTTCGTCGCCTCGTTCGCCGTGGTGTGGGCGCTGGCGTACGTCCATGTCATCCCGATCGCCATCGGTGCCTCCAACGCCGTCTGGCTGCTGCTGCTCGCCATCGTGATCTCCGCGCCGCTCAGCTTTGTGCTGCTGCGCAAGCAGCGGGACGCGATGTCCGAGCAGATCGTCGCCAAGGTCGACCGCCAGCGCGAGCGCCTGATGGCGAACGCCGGCCAGGAGGACGGGGCGCAGTAG
- a CDS encoding dicarboxylate/amino acid:cation symporter, which yields MSTSAETAEPPQAPQAPKSSRIPKVPFWVQILAGLALGVLLGWIAKSGDLGWLTTTLQHIGDLFVQLLKLAVAPLVFFAILVSITNLRQVNNAARLATRTLLWFMVTSLIAVAIGLAIGLLTNPGAGTGLTPKDGKLPDHAGSWIDFLTGIVPTDIITPFTELNVLQIVFMAAVAGIAALQLGEKAEPVLTISRSVLELLQKALWWVIRLAPIGTVGLIGNAIATYGWNLIGKYATFTVDIYAGCALVLFGVYPLLLSTVAKVNPLQFFRGAWPAIQLAFVSRSSVGTMPVTQQVTERLGVPREYASFAVPFGSTTKMDGCASIYPAIAAIFIAQIFDVPLGIGDYVLIAFVSVIGSAATAGLTGATVMLTLTLSTLGLPLEGVGLLMAIDPILDMMRTATNVAGQSVCTLLVAAREGILDREAFSGPKSINLDTAAAGGAEEKVSVPAAA from the coding sequence TTGTCCACGTCTGCCGAGACCGCCGAGCCCCCACAGGCTCCCCAGGCCCCCAAGTCCTCCCGCATACCCAAGGTCCCGTTCTGGGTGCAGATCCTGGCCGGCCTCGCCCTGGGCGTGCTGCTCGGCTGGATCGCCAAGAGCGGTGACCTCGGCTGGCTCACCACCACGCTCCAGCACATCGGCGATCTCTTCGTCCAGCTGCTGAAGCTCGCCGTGGCGCCGCTGGTCTTCTTCGCGATCCTGGTGTCGATCACCAATCTGCGCCAGGTCAACAACGCGGCCCGGCTGGCCACCCGCACCCTGCTGTGGTTCATGGTCACCTCGCTGATCGCCGTCGCGATCGGCCTGGCGATCGGCCTGCTCACGAACCCGGGCGCGGGCACCGGCCTGACCCCCAAGGACGGCAAGCTCCCCGACCACGCGGGTTCCTGGATCGACTTCCTGACCGGCATCGTCCCCACCGACATCATCACGCCGTTCACCGAGCTCAACGTCCTGCAGATCGTCTTCATGGCCGCCGTGGCCGGCATCGCGGCCCTCCAGCTCGGCGAGAAGGCCGAGCCGGTCCTCACGATCAGCCGCTCGGTCCTCGAACTGCTCCAGAAGGCCCTGTGGTGGGTCATCCGCCTCGCCCCGATCGGCACCGTCGGCCTCATCGGCAACGCCATCGCGACCTACGGCTGGAACCTGATCGGCAAGTACGCGACCTTCACCGTCGACATCTACGCCGGCTGCGCGCTGGTCCTCTTCGGCGTCTACCCGCTGCTGCTGTCGACCGTCGCCAAGGTCAACCCGCTGCAGTTCTTCCGCGGCGCCTGGCCCGCCATCCAGCTGGCCTTCGTCTCCCGCTCCTCCGTCGGCACCATGCCGGTCACCCAGCAGGTCACCGAACGTCTCGGTGTGCCGCGTGAGTACGCCTCCTTCGCGGTGCCGTTCGGCTCGACGACCAAGATGGACGGCTGCGCCTCGATCTACCCGGCGATCGCCGCGATCTTCATCGCCCAGATCTTCGACGTCCCCCTCGGCATCGGCGACTACGTCCTGATCGCCTTCGTCTCCGTCATCGGCTCCGCCGCCACCGCCGGTCTGACCGGCGCGACGGTCATGCTGACGCTGACCCTCTCCACACTGGGCCTGCCCCTGGAGGGCGTCGGCCTGCTGATGGCCATCGACCCGATCCTGGACATGATGCGCACGGCCACCAATGTGGCCGGCCAATCAGTATGCACGTTGCTGGTGGCTGCGCGTGAGGGAATCCTCGATCGGGAGGCGTTCAGCGGCCCGAAGAGCATCAACCTGGACACGGCTGCTGCTGGCGGCGCGGAGGAGAAGGTCTCCGTGCCGGCTGCTGCATAG
- a CDS encoding alpha/beta fold hydrolase, whose protein sequence is MQQFIDAAPGIRLWTEQRGADDADPLLLLMGAQASGIGWPEPLVDALAAHHRVIRYDHRDTGRSTWPFEEQPYRIADLADDVIAVLDGLGIGRAHIVGMSLGGMLAQMVLADHPDRLLSATLISTNALSSTPYTRPDGGTVPVDELPGIAPELLELWARPVEDHGQAAEVQRQIEHCRVLAGGQLPFDADSFRTLAQRVIDHTGHYRTSTAHGRAAHDGMLRTDQLAENEVPALVICAPADPVFPPPHPQHLAQCVRGASLVEIPGMGHALPPAVLKPLAAAILGHTGATES, encoded by the coding sequence ATGCAGCAGTTCATCGACGCCGCCCCCGGCATCCGCCTGTGGACCGAGCAGCGCGGTGCCGACGATGCGGACCCCTTGCTGCTGCTCATGGGCGCGCAGGCGAGCGGCATCGGCTGGCCGGAGCCACTGGTGGATGCGCTTGCCGCGCACCACCGGGTCATCCGCTACGACCACCGCGACACCGGCCGCTCGACCTGGCCCTTCGAGGAGCAGCCCTACCGGATCGCCGATCTCGCGGACGACGTGATCGCGGTCCTGGACGGGCTGGGTATCGGCCGGGCTCATATCGTCGGCATGTCATTGGGCGGCATGCTGGCCCAGATGGTGCTCGCCGACCACCCCGACCGACTGCTCAGCGCCACTCTCATCAGCACCAACGCCCTCAGCAGCACCCCGTACACCCGCCCTGACGGCGGCACGGTCCCGGTCGACGAGCTGCCGGGCATCGCGCCCGAGCTCCTGGAGCTGTGGGCCCGCCCGGTCGAGGATCACGGCCAGGCGGCCGAGGTGCAGCGCCAGATCGAACACTGTCGGGTACTCGCCGGTGGCCAACTCCCTTTCGACGCCGACTCTTTCCGTACGCTTGCACAGCGCGTCATCGACCACACCGGGCACTACCGGACGAGCACCGCACACGGCCGCGCGGCACACGACGGGATGCTCCGCACGGATCAGCTCGCCGAAAACGAGGTGCCGGCACTCGTCATCTGCGCCCCCGCCGACCCGGTCTTCCCACCGCCACACCCCCAGCACCTCGCACAGTGCGTCCGCGGCGCGTCCCTCGTCGAGATCCCGGGAATGGGACACGCACTGCCGCCCGCCGTACTGAAGCCACTCGCCGCGGCAATCCTGGGCCATACGGGAGCGACAGAAAGCTGA
- a CDS encoding TetR/AcrR family transcriptional regulator, producing the protein MGAVKSKRVPRAVREQQMLDAAVLTFARRGYAAASMDEIAEVAGVSKPLVYLYLNSKEDLFSAVIRRESEALVAAVTAAVELGATADRQLWSGLRGFFAHTAEYPDGWAVLHQQARTHGEPFAREVAVVRAEIVARVTELIGAAAKEAGCAGELAEREVAGLAHALVGAAESLAGWANARMDEGPSGEREHPSARDTAATMMNFVWAGLGRLMEGERWAPGGLIGQQGRSTVGG; encoded by the coding sequence GTGGGAGCTGTGAAGAGCAAGCGGGTGCCGCGCGCGGTCCGGGAGCAGCAGATGCTGGACGCCGCGGTGCTGACGTTCGCACGGCGTGGTTATGCGGCGGCCTCGATGGACGAGATCGCCGAGGTGGCGGGGGTCTCCAAGCCTCTGGTCTACCTCTACCTGAATTCGAAGGAAGACCTGTTCAGCGCGGTGATCCGGCGGGAGTCGGAGGCGCTGGTGGCGGCCGTGACGGCGGCCGTCGAGCTGGGGGCGACGGCTGACCGGCAGCTGTGGAGCGGTCTGCGCGGGTTCTTCGCGCACACCGCCGAGTACCCGGACGGCTGGGCCGTACTCCATCAGCAGGCACGGACGCACGGTGAGCCCTTTGCGCGCGAAGTGGCCGTGGTGCGGGCGGAGATCGTCGCACGTGTGACGGAGCTGATCGGTGCGGCCGCAAAGGAGGCGGGATGCGCCGGCGAGCTGGCCGAACGGGAGGTCGCCGGCCTTGCCCATGCCCTGGTCGGCGCGGCCGAGTCCCTTGCCGGGTGGGCCAACGCCCGTATGGATGAAGGGCCTTCGGGGGAGCGTGAGCATCCGTCGGCGAGGGACACGGCGGCCACGATGATGAACTTCGTCTGGGCGGGCCTCGGCCGGCTGATGGAGGGCGAACGGTGGGCGCCCGGCGGGCTCATCGGTCAGCAGGGGCGGTCGACGGTCGGGGGGTGA
- a CDS encoding AMP-dependent synthetase/ligase, protein MVDGTVREVYVPALAPPVHSGSLGDLPFLNAVEAPADIVLARKQPSGTWRDITAAEFAVEVRAVAKGLIAHGLRPGDRLAIMARTTYEWTLIDFAAWAAGLVTVPLYPTSSARQAQGILHDSGARACVVENVEETRLISGVRAELPGLDHLWQFNTGAVAQLVAEGRALPDSVVDERRATTGPYDLATLIYTSGTTGRPKGCALTHANFFAEVDNTVELLHPVFKSVSEEPASTLLFLPLSHVFGRMVAVGCLRARVRLGHAPSLQTDDLLTDLAGFRPTFLLGIPYVLEKVYNTGRATAEKTGRAASFDRAARIARSYGEAVEAKEHGTGSGPGVALKAARKFYDPLVYRRIRAALGGKVRYILSGGSPLGHRLAAFYTGAGIEIFEGYGLTETTAATTVTPPLRPRSGTVGWPLPGTAVRIAEDGEILVRGGHVFSGYWDAALGAARPVTDQGWLATGDLGALDADGYLTITGRKKEILVTTGGKNVAPAPLEDRLRSHPLVGQCLVIGDNRPYITALVTLEPDGLAHWCQMHKKQNLPLERLVHDETLLADLQRAVDDANELVSRAESIRRFAVLPVDFTEETGHLTPSLKLRRAAVTRDFAKDIAGLYESR, encoded by the coding sequence CTGGTGGACGGCACGGTCCGCGAGGTCTACGTCCCGGCACTGGCCCCGCCGGTCCACAGCGGCTCGCTCGGCGACCTCCCCTTCCTCAACGCGGTCGAGGCGCCCGCCGACATCGTCCTGGCGCGTAAGCAGCCCAGCGGCACCTGGCGCGACATCACCGCGGCGGAGTTCGCCGTCGAGGTGCGCGCGGTCGCCAAGGGCCTGATCGCGCACGGCCTCCGCCCGGGGGACCGGCTCGCGATCATGGCCCGTACGACCTACGAGTGGACCCTCATCGACTTCGCCGCCTGGGCGGCCGGCCTGGTCACCGTCCCCCTCTACCCGACGTCCTCCGCCCGTCAGGCGCAAGGGATCCTGCACGACTCCGGCGCCCGCGCCTGCGTCGTGGAGAACGTCGAGGAAACCCGCCTGATCAGCGGTGTGCGCGCCGAACTTCCGGGCCTAGACCACCTCTGGCAGTTCAACACCGGCGCCGTCGCCCAGCTCGTCGCCGAGGGCCGCGCCCTGCCGGACTCGGTGGTGGACGAGCGCCGGGCCACCACCGGCCCCTACGACCTCGCGACACTCATCTACACCTCGGGCACCACCGGCCGCCCCAAGGGCTGTGCCCTCACCCACGCCAACTTCTTCGCCGAGGTCGACAACACCGTCGAACTCCTCCACCCCGTCTTCAAGTCGGTCAGCGAGGAGCCCGCCTCCACGCTCCTCTTCCTGCCCCTGTCACACGTTTTCGGCCGGATGGTCGCCGTCGGCTGCCTGCGCGCCCGGGTCCGCCTCGGCCATGCCCCCAGCCTCCAGACCGACGACCTGCTGACCGACCTGGCGGGCTTCCGGCCGACCTTCCTCCTCGGCATCCCGTACGTCCTGGAGAAGGTCTACAACACGGGCCGGGCCACCGCGGAGAAGACGGGCCGCGCCGCCTCCTTCGACCGTGCGGCACGTATCGCCCGCTCCTACGGCGAGGCGGTGGAGGCCAAGGAGCACGGGACGGGCTCCGGGCCCGGTGTCGCGCTCAAGGCTGCCCGCAAGTTCTACGACCCGCTCGTCTACCGCCGTATCCGCGCGGCCCTCGGCGGCAAGGTCCGCTACATCCTCAGCGGCGGCTCGCCCCTCGGCCACCGCCTCGCCGCCTTCTACACCGGCGCCGGCATCGAGATCTTCGAGGGCTACGGCCTGACGGAGACGACGGCCGCGACGACCGTCACTCCGCCCCTGCGCCCCCGTTCCGGCACGGTCGGCTGGCCGCTGCCCGGCACCGCGGTACGCATCGCCGAGGACGGCGAGATCCTGGTCCGCGGCGGCCATGTCTTCTCCGGCTACTGGGACGCGGCCCTCGGCGCGGCCCGTCCCGTCACCGACCAGGGCTGGCTGGCCACCGGCGACCTCGGTGCCCTCGACGCCGACGGCTACCTCACCATCACCGGCCGTAAGAAGGAGATCCTGGTGACCACGGGCGGCAAGAACGTCGCCCCGGCCCCTCTGGAGGACCGTCTCCGCTCGCACCCCCTGGTCGGCCAGTGCCTGGTCATCGGCGACAACCGTCCCTACATCACCGCCCTGGTCACTCTGGAGCCGGACGGCCTCGCCCACTGGTGCCAGATGCACAAGAAGCAGAATCTGCCGCTGGAGCGCCTGGTCCACGACGAGACCCTGCTCGCCGACCTCCAGCGCGCCGTCGACGACGCCAACGAACTGGTCTCCCGGGCCGAATCCATTCGCCGGTTCGCCGTCCTCCCGGTGGATTTCACCGAAGAAACCGGGCATCTCACCCCATCCCTGAAGCTCCGCCGCGCCGCCGTCACCCGTGATTTCGCCAAAGACATAGCGGGCCTTTACGAAAGCAGGTGA
- a CDS encoding ATP-binding protein — translation MTPPSAPLTLELIALPKEVPLLRRTVHDYLGGPCADVQLCVSEIVGNVIRHVGEGTPVVVRISRRAGGRTRVEVTDSDARALPVLLRARGDDEYGRGLALLDAVSLRWGVRREEGRKTVWCDLGGA, via the coding sequence GTGACACCGCCGTCCGCGCCGCTCACGCTGGAGCTGATCGCCCTGCCCAAGGAAGTGCCCCTGCTCCGGCGCACCGTGCACGACTACCTGGGCGGCCCGTGTGCCGATGTCCAGCTCTGTGTCAGCGAAATAGTGGGGAACGTGATCCGGCATGTCGGGGAGGGCACCCCGGTCGTCGTCCGCATCAGCCGCCGGGCAGGCGGCCGCACCCGGGTGGAGGTCACCGATTCCGACGCGCGGGCGCTGCCCGTACTGCTGCGGGCGCGCGGCGACGACGAATACGGGCGGGGCCTGGCGCTGCTGGATGCCGTCTCGCTGCGGTGGGGCGTACGGCGAGAAGAGGGCCGCAAGACCGTCTGGTGCGATCTCGGCGGGGCATAG
- a CDS encoding helix-turn-helix domain-containing protein, whose protein sequence is MPARKDVDGSASVPAFYGAELRWKREAAGFTLQETAHGSFFGPSYLSEIERAKRRMPLELARHVDRVLETDGFFERRCEDVRKARQGAHAEYFAPIAEAETRARVIERWSNALIPGLLQTGAYARAVIHSTHPLDLPEEVDAKVRARLQRAKLFDAPKKLEYWVILHESLVRGPDPLLPPSEMAEQLDQIAALVRRRRVFPQVLPCNAPTRPFMELSLMFMEFDDEPPLMYTEGPYHGQTIDDPALVHQYRKAYDRLRAAALPPEASLAIIEEAAEDYRNGQQNP, encoded by the coding sequence ATGCCCGCACGCAAAGACGTTGACGGATCGGCGAGCGTCCCCGCCTTTTACGGTGCCGAGCTGCGCTGGAAGCGGGAAGCGGCGGGCTTCACTCTTCAGGAGACTGCCCACGGCAGCTTCTTCGGGCCGAGCTACCTGAGCGAGATCGAGCGCGCCAAGCGACGGATGCCGCTGGAACTGGCCCGGCATGTGGACCGGGTGCTGGAGACCGATGGGTTCTTCGAGCGGCGATGTGAGGACGTACGGAAGGCGAGGCAGGGGGCGCACGCCGAGTATTTCGCTCCGATTGCGGAGGCGGAGACGCGGGCTCGGGTCATTGAACGGTGGAGCAATGCGCTCATCCCCGGTCTGCTGCAGACCGGGGCTTACGCGCGGGCGGTCATTCACTCCACGCACCCCCTCGATCTACCCGAGGAGGTCGACGCGAAGGTCCGGGCTCGGTTGCAGCGAGCCAAGCTCTTCGACGCTCCGAAGAAGCTGGAGTACTGGGTCATCCTGCACGAGTCTCTGGTGCGAGGCCCGGATCCGCTTCTGCCGCCTTCGGAGATGGCCGAACAGCTCGACCAGATCGCCGCCTTGGTGCGGCGCCGCCGCGTCTTTCCACAGGTCCTGCCGTGTAATGCCCCGACTCGCCCCTTCATGGAACTGTCGCTCATGTTCATGGAGTTCGATGACGAGCCGCCGCTGATGTACACGGAGGGGCCCTACCACGGCCAGACCATCGACGATCCGGCCCTCGTGCACCAGTACCGGAAGGCATACGATCGGCTCAGGGCCGCCGCACTGCCACCGGAGGCGTCCCTCGCCATCATCGAAGAAGCGGCTGAGGACTACCGAAATGGCCAGCAGAACCCTTGA
- a CDS encoding DUF397 domain-containing protein, with protein MASRTLDLSAACWRKSSYSNGDGGECLEVADDFRGLVPVRDSKAPEGPVLIVRAGTWSRFVTAVKADTLGA; from the coding sequence ATGGCCAGCAGAACCCTTGACTTGAGTGCCGCATGTTGGCGGAAGAGCAGCTATAGCAATGGCGACGGCGGCGAATGCCTGGAGGTCGCCGACGACTTCCGCGGCCTCGTCCCCGTCCGGGACTCCAAGGCGCCGGAAGGTCCGGTCCTCATCGTCCGCGCCGGCACCTGGAGCCGCTTCGTCACGGCCGTGAAAGCCGACACGCTCGGCGCCTGA